In a single window of the Orcinus orca chromosome 9, mOrcOrc1.1, whole genome shotgun sequence genome:
- the GIMAP7 gene encoding GTPase IMAP family member 7 yields the protein MADAQDNALRIVLVGKTGNGKSATANTILGRKEFESKIAAQAVTKTCQKASRKWEGRDLLVVDTPGLFDTKESLNTTCKEISRCVLASCPGPHAIILVMQLGRYTEEEQKTVALIKAMFGEPAMKHMIVLFTRKEELEDRSLSDFLQTADVNLRSILQECGDRCCTFSNNSTDWAEKEAQVRELVEMIEKMVQNNRGAYFSDAIYKDIEEKLRKQEEVLKKIYTDQLEKEIKLVEKEYAHRPQEAKEEQIKLLMQKHDERMKNIREEAKENIFQVVFKEIKNVLSKIWQMFWK from the coding sequence ATGGCTGATGCCCAGGACAATGCTCTGAGGATCGTGCTGGTCGGGAAGACTGGAAATGGGAAAAGTGCCACAGCAAACACCATCCTCGGGAGAAAGGAATTCGAGTCTAAGATTGCTGCCCAGGCTGTTACCAAAACTTGTCAGAAAGCATCCCGGAAGTGGGAGGGGCGAGACCTTCTCGTTGTTGACACCCCAGGGCTCTTCGACACCAAGGAGAGCCTGAACACCACCTGCAAGGAAATCAGCCGCTGTGTCCTCGCCTCCTGCCCCGGACCTCACGCCATCATCTTGGTCATGCAGCTGGGCCGCTACACGGAGGAAGAGCAGAAAACCGTGGCGTTGATCAAGGCTATGTTTGGGGAACCAGCCATGAAGCACATGATCGTCTTGTTCACTCGCAAAGAGGAACTGGAGGACCGCAGCCTAAGCGACTTTTTGCAGACTGCGGACGTAAACCTGCGAAGCATCCTCCAGGAGTGTGGAGACCGCTGCTGTACCTTCAGTAACAACAGTACAGACTGGGCTGAGAAGGAAGCTCAGGTGCGGGAGCTGGTGGAGATGATAGAGAAGATGGTGCAGAACAACCGGGGGGCTTACTTTTCCGATGCCATATACAAGGACATAGAGGAAAAGCTGAGAAAGCAGGAGGAAGTCTTGAAGAAAATCTACACTGATcaattagaaaaggaaattaaactaGTAGAAAAGGAATATGCCCATAGACCACAGGAAGCAAAGGAGGAACAAATAAAATTGCTAATGCAGAAGCATGATGAACGAATGAAAAATATAAGGGAAGAAGCCAAGGAGAATATATTTCAAGTTGTTTTCAAGGAGATTAAAAATGTGCTTTCAAAAATATGGCAAATGTTTTGGAAGTag